In Struthio camelus isolate bStrCam1 chromosome 31, bStrCam1.hap1, whole genome shotgun sequence, the genomic window ggggaggggattgggggggtcatgggggctgggggtgctggggaggggatttgggggggtcatgggggacggagggggctggagaggggattgggggggtcatgggggatggagggggctggagaagggatttgggggggtcatgggggacggagggggctggagaagggatttggggggtcatgggggacagagggggctggagaggggaTTGAGGGGGTcatgggggatggagggggctggagaagggatttgggggggtcatgggggacaGAGAGGGCTGGAGAGGGGATTGGGGGGGCTCATGGGGGACAGAGGGGGCTGGGGAGAAGGGATATGGGGGGCcatgggggatggagggggctAGGGAAGGGATTGGGGAGtcatgggggctgggggggctggggaggggattgggggggtcaTGGGAGTCACACAGGGTgtcctgggtgctgggggggtttgggggggggtcccaggggctggggggggtcgggggggtcccaggagctACAGCAGGGGTCCCGGCAGGGGTTGTagtgactgggggggggggcccaggggctggagggggcagttgtgggggtcccagggaggtgTCTTGGGTCCTGGGGAGTGTCCCAGGGGCCCAGGGGGGGTCCCAGATGCCAAGGGGTGTCCTAGAAATCCCTGGGGGTGGGGTCCCAGGGGCTGGTGGGGGTCAAgcagggggtcttgggggggggggtcccaggggctggagggggatcCCAAGGGGTCCCAGATGCCAAGGGCTGTCCTGGGAATCCCTGGGGGGGGTtgcaggggtcccgggggggggggcaaagggtCCCAGATGCCAAGGGTTGTCCTGGGAATCCCTGGGGGGGGTtgcaggggtcccggggggggggggcaaagggtCCCAGATGCCAAGGACTGTCCTGCGAATCCCTGGGGGGGGTtgcaggggtcccggggggggggcccaaggGGTCCCAGATGCCAAGGGCTGTCCCGGGAATCCCTGGGGGGGGTtgcaggggtcccgggggggggcccaaaggGTCCCAGATGCCAAGGGCTGTCCCGGGAATCCCTGGGGGGGTtgcaggggtcccggggggggggtctcacctgctgtccctgctgcgtgggggggggcgcggggccggcggcccccggggtCTGTCCGTAGTAGGCCGCCTGTTGCCGGTAGTACTCGGCCCAGGCCGCGCTGTAgtcgggctgggggccggggggggccccggggccggcgccggtgGCCACCTGGGCCgctgcgggggggccggggggggcggtgagcggggcgggggccacgccgggcccccccccacccccgccggccccccacTCACCTTGTTTTTTGTAATATTCCTCCCAGGCTTTCGTGTAGTCCTGctgcgggggggccccgggctgctggggctgctggcctgggcgggggggggacggggacggcgtcagcccccgccgggggggcacacagggctggggaccccccccagggcggGCTGCGGACCCCGGTGACATTTTGGGGGCCACCAGTGCAGTTCTGGGGGGCCGCAGGCTGTTCCAGAGCCCCCAgggagcttcccccccccccaaacaggatTTGGGGGCCCCTCAGGTGGCTTTAGGGCCCCCCCCCGAGATTTTGGAGACCCCCAAGAGGCTCCACGCCCCCCCCCAGAAGGATCTAGGAGCCCCCAGGAGGCTTGCGTGGCCCCCCCACCAGGTTCAAAGCCCCCCAGGTGGATTAAagagcccccccccagcagccgggGGGGGCCCAGTGTGGGTTTGGGGACCCCCCAAGAAGGTGTCAGAGCCCCCAGcaaggctggggggggtccccaagcGGCTTCAGCAGCCCCCCAGAAATTATTTAGACCCCCCCCCGAAGCATCTAGAAGCCCCCAGGAAGCTGATGGAGCCCCCAAAAAGGTTCAGAGCCCCCCCCCGAGCCTTTGGAGCCCCCCCCCAGTGACTTAGGAGCCTCCTCGGAGCTTGAGCAGACCCTCCAGCAGcctgggggtcgggggggggcacAGTGAAAATTTGGAGCCCCCCCAGAAAGTTCAGGGCCCCCAGATGGTtttaggccccccccccccccaaaaaaattctGGAGACCCCCAGAGACTTAGCAGCTTCTCCAGGAGGGTTTAGGAGCCCCCCCCCGGGTCAGGAGCCCCTCCAGCAGCCGGGGGGGGCCCCCCAGCCGGGCAGCAGCGGTACCTATTTTCTTGTAGTACTCCTCCCAGGCCTTGGTGTAGTCGGACTggccggtgggggggggctgggggggctccccCTGcacggggggggcggcgggggccggcggctgccccggcaccggccccggcggctgctgGTAGTAGTGCGAGTAGTAGGCGGCCCAGGCGGCGTTGGggtcggccgccgccgccgctttacctggggggggggcacaaaaaTAACGATAacgattaacaaaaaaaaaagggagcgagcggggtttttttggggggagggtctCAGAGCTGCGGGGGGGTCTCGGTACTCACTGGGGTCGTGGGGGGCCGGCGGCTGCCACTGCGGGTAGGTGTTgccccagccctggggggggTACTGGTGCGGGgggggccccccggggctgcgggagaGGCAGGGGGGAGGGCGGTGAGCGGAGatacgctccccccccccccccaaaacagtctTGTCTCCCCCCCAGCCCGGTACTCACTGCGGGGGGGCTCCCGGCGGGCCCTGGTTGAAGGGTCCCGGGTTGAAGGGGCCCATGgggccggcgggccccggcggcccccccgggcccggccccggccccacggggCACAGCGGACCCTGGcgagcagagagaggggaggtgggtgagccgggagggggggggcgggcggcgggggcgtccccccccctgcccgccccggcccacCTCGATCTTCTCCTCGATGAGCTGCTTGGCGTGGTCGATCTGCTGGGGGGAGCCGCGGATGATGAAGAGCTTGAAGTTGGGGTCGCCGTTGGGGGGCAGCTGCCGCGAGATCTCCACGAAGGCCCCCGTCTGCTGGTTGATGGCTTTGACGTTCTCGCCGcctgcggggggggtgggggggcgcagAGGGGCAGCGTGGCGCCGGGAtttcggggggaggggggtttggggggggggggggaacgcgcgTTTTtcgggacgggggggggacgcTCACCTCGGCCGATGACCAGCCCGCACTTGTGGGTGGGGATGGAGAAGGTCATCTCGCCGCCGGGGGggccccagctggcctggccccggccgcgcccccgccccccggggggcatgcccgggcccggcgggccgggggggccgctcTGCGAGGCGaaacggggttggggggggggggagacgtcAGGCTGtgacgtgtcccccccccccaccctctctTTCCACGCAGCCCCCCCCTCGCCGCCACCTAcccgcaggctctgcagcaggtcgttgATGATGCGGGCGGCGTGCTCGCAGCGGTCGGGGGGGCCCATGATGTGGGCGATCTTCTCCGGGCCCGTGCCGTCGTCTGCAAGGTGgcgcggggtggggtgggggggtcagcgggggggcggcgggaggcgcgtgtcccccccccaccccaccgcggCCGCCCCTGCTGACCTTGCTTGAACTGTATCCGCACCCCGGCGTCGTTCTGGATTTTCTTGATCATCTCGCCGCTGCGGCCGATGACGACGCCGACCGAGTGCCGGGGCACCGGCACCTGCGcggggggttttttggggggggggggggggcatgagtaggagccccccccccctcccggccctcaccgccccgctctccccccgcCGCACTCACGTCGATGCCCCCGCCGATGCGGGAGCCGTACTCGTTGCGCTCGCCGAAGCCGCCCTGGTCGCGCTCGCGCAGGATGTCCATCACCATCTCGCAGGCTTGCTGCAAGGCAGGCGGCCGCCGTGGGGCGCGGGGAcgagccggggggccgcggggacgagccggggggccgcggggacgagccgggggggccgcggggacgGCCGAGCCCTACCTGCACCTTGTAGGGGTCACCGATGATGCGCAGCGGCTTGTCCACGTTGGTGTTTTGAGAACCGTCTTGGATCAGGATCATCTTCACGCCGGCTCGCTCCTGCCGCGGGAGGGCCGGGGGgtcgcggcgggccggggggcgcgggacagccccacgccagccccacgcCGAGcccggggggtgaggggggcgcgGGACAGCCCCACGCCGAGGCTGGGGGGGCCAGGGGGTCGCAGCGGGCCGGGGGGTGCGGGTCGGCCCCACGCCGGCCCCATGCCGAGCCCAGGGGGTGAGGGGGTCGTGCCAGGCTGGGGGGCGTGGGTcagccccacgccagccccacgcCGAGCCCGGGGGATGAGGGGGTCGTGCCAGGCTGGGGGGCGCAGGCCAGCCCCACGCCGGCCCCACACTGAggccggggggtgagggggtCACGCCGTGCCACGTGccagccccacaccagccccacactggCCCCATGCTGAGGCTGGGGGGCGAGGGGGTCGCGCCCCACTGGCCCCCACCGAGGCCAGAGGGGGGGGGGCGAGGATGAGGGGgtcgcgccccgccggcccccaccgAGGCcagagggggggggggcgaggacgAGGGGgtggcgccccgccggccccaccgaggctggggggggggcgaggaCGAGGGGgtggcgccccgccggcccccaccgAGGCCAGAAGGGGGGCGAGGACGAGGgggcggcgccccgccggccccaccgAGGCCAGAGGGGGGGCGAGGGCGAGGGGGTCGCACCCCGCCGGCCCCCACCGAGGCCAGAAGGGGGGCGAGGACGAGGGGgtggcgccccgccggccccaccgAGGCCAGAAGGGGGGCGAGGACGAGGGGgtggcgccccgccggccccaccgAGGCCAGAAGGGGGGCGAGGACGAGGGGgtggcgccccgccggcccccaccgAGGCCAGAAGGGGGGCGAGGACGAGGGGgtggcgccccgccggccccaccgAGGCCAGAAGGGGGGCGAGGACGAGGGGgtggcgccccgccggccccaccgAGGCCGGGGCGTGAGGGGGTCGCGGCGGGCCGGGGGTGCGGGCCGGCCCCCGCCGaggccgggggggcgcgggcggggggccggggctcacCTGCAGCTGCTTGATGGTCTCGCCGCCCTTGCCGATGACGAGGCCGGCCTTGCCGGCGGGGATCATGATCTCCTGCACTGTGCCGTTCTGCCCGTTGGCGTTGTCGTGGAActggcccggcggccccccccggccccgcgacaCGATGTCGTCCAGCATCAGCTTGGCTTtcctggccgggggggggaggcggtgagggggggggggggcggcgcggcggcgagagggggggcgcgcgcgcggcgggggcggcgctacTCACTGCACGGCCTCGGGCGAGCCGGTGAGGGAGACGCTGCGCTCCGGGAGGCCGCCGCTGTCTGccgtggtggtggggaggggggtgtcagcggggcggcgggggggggcggcggcggcggcgccgcggccccctccccaccccaccctccgccgcggcccccccggccctacCTGGCGAGATCTGCACCTTGCAGCCCGAGTCCTGCTGGATCTTGTTGATCTGCTCGCCGCCCCGGCCGATGACTGcggagattggggggggggacggggacggggacggcgggggggtgaggcggcgccgcccccgccgcccccccggccccccccctccgctaCTCACTGAGTCCCACCATGCCGTCGGGCACGCGGTACTCCTCCGTCACCGTCGACCtgccgggggggggacacgcacaCACCGCGCCGCGTCAGCGCCCCGCGGGCCCGGGGGACGCCGCCGACGCGGGGACGGGCGGAGGGCACGTcgtggggacgggggggacggacgcgggtggcggggaggggacgcCACCCAGATGGAGGGGACGGAcgcggggacggaggggacggaAGGGACATCGCAGGGACGGGGGGACGGAcgcggggacggaggggacggcgGGCACGGAGGGGACAtcgtggggacggggggacggacgcggggacggaggggacggcgGGCACGGAGGGGACAtcgtggggacggggggacgccaCCCAGATGGAGGGGACGGAcgcggggatggaggggacggacgcggggacggaggggacggcgGGCACGGAGGGGACAtcgtggggacggggggacgccaCCCAGATGGAGGGGACGGAcgcggggacggaggggacggaAGGGACATcacagggacggggggacggacgcggggatggaggggacggacGCGGGGACGGACGCGGGGACACCACACGGATGGAGGGTACGGAGGGGACAtcgtggggacagggggacagacGCAGGCAGCAGGGACGGAGGGGACGCAGCCATGGGGACGGAGGGgacgcggccgcgggcggcgcagACGTCGCAGGGACGGAGAGGACACGGCCGTGGGGACGGAGGAGACGGACACAGGTAgcggggacagaggggacatcgCAGGGATGGAGGAGACACAGGGACGGAGGGGACACAGCCGTGGGGTCGGAGGGGACGGACCCAGGTAGTGGGGACGAAGGGGACGTCACAGAGACGGAAGGGACACGGGGACGGAcacagggatggaggggacgcGGCTGCGGGGACAGAGGGGATGGAAGGAACGCTGCAGGGACGGAGGGgacgcggccgcgggcggcgcagACGTCGCAGGGACGGAGAGGACACGGCCgtggggacggaggggacggaCACAGGTAgcggggacagaggggacatcgCAGGGATGGAGGAGACACAGGGACGGAGGGGACACAGCCGTGGGGTCGGAGGGGACGGACCCAGGTAGTGGGGACGAAGGGGACGTCACAGAGACGGAAGGGACACGGGGACGGAcacagggatggaggggacggaggggacgcGGCCGCGGGGACAGAGGGGATGGAAGGAACGCTGCAGGGACGGAGGGGACGGACACAGGCGGTGGGGACGGAGGGGACGTCGCAGGGACGGAGGGGACGGACACGGCcgcggggacggaggggacgtCGCAGGGACGGAGGGGACGGCAGCgacggggcagcagcagggacagaggaAACGTCGAAGCGGTGGGGACGGAGGAGACAGCGGGGACAGAGGGGTCACGGCggggacagaagggacaccacgGGGAAGAGGGGACGCAGCAGAGACGGAAGGAGGCGATACAGCAGGGACGGAGGGGACACCGCGAGCGTCGGGACGCCGCGGGGACGGAGAGGGCACcgcggggacggaggggacgcGCCGGAGATGGGGGGACACCGCGGGGCCTAACAACGCCGCGCCAGCGGGGACGCCGCGGGGACGGAGATGTCACGACAGCGGGGATGCAGCAGCGGTGGCAGAGACAGAGCAGACACCGTGGGGACAGAGACAACACCGTGACAGTACACACGGAGGGGACACCACGGGGATGGAGACAACACCGTGACGGCGGGGACACCACGATGGCACACATGGAGGGGACACCACGGGGATGGAGACAACACCGTGACGGCGGGGACACCACGATGGCACACACGGAGGGGACACCACGGGGATGGAGACAACACCGTGACGGCAGGGACACCACGATGGCACACACGAAGGGGACACCACGGGGATGGGGACAACACCGTGACGGCGGGGACACCATGATGGCACACACGAAGGGGACACCACGGGGATGGGGACAACACTGTGACGGCGGGGACACCACGATGGCACACACGAaggggacaccatggggatggggacaacaCTGTGACAGCGGGGACACCACGATAGCACACACAGAGATGACATCGTGAGGATGGAGACAACACCGTGACAGCGGGGACACCACGGTGGCACACACGGAAAAGATATCGCAGGCATGGAGACAACACCGTGATGGGAGGGACGCCACAATGGTACACGCGGAGGGAACACCACAGGCACGGAGACAACACCGTGACAGCGGGGACGCCATGACAGCACACGTGGAGGGGACACCGCGGGGATGGAGACAACACCGCGACGGTGGGGACGCCACAGTGGCACACACGGAGGGAACACCGCGGGGATGCAGACAACTGCGCGACAGCAGGGACACCACGGTGGCACACGTGGAGGGGACGCCGCGAGGATGGAGGGGACGCCGCGGTGGCAGAGACGGGGCACCGCGGGGCTGCAGCGGACGCCGCCGCAGCGAGGTGGGACAGGggacgccgcggggccggaggggacacgggacgggatgggggatgccgcggggccggaggggacaccgtggggccggaggggacgcgggacgggatgggggatgccgcggggccggaggggacGCCGGACAGGACAGGGGGCACCGCAGGACCGGAGGGGACGCCGCGGGGCCGAAGGGGACGGGGGACaccgcggggccggaggggacgccgcggggccggagggggacGCCGGAGGGGACAGGGGATgcagcggggccggaggggaCGCCGGAGGAGACGGGGGACACCGCAGGACCGGAGGggacgccgcggggccggaggggacgggggacgccgcggggccggaggggacgccgcggggccggagggggacGCCGGAGGGGACAGGGGATgcagcggggccggaggggaCGCCGGAGGAGACGGGGGACACCGCAGGACCGGAGGggacgccgcggggccggaggggacgggggacgccgcggggccggaggggacgccgcggggccggagggggacGCCGGAGGGGACAGGGGAtgccgcggggccggagggggatgccgcggggccggaggggacACCGTGGGGCCGGAGGGGACACCAGAGGAGACGGGGGACACCGCAGGACCGGAGGggacgccgcggggccggaggggacGCCGGAGGGGGCTCACCTGGGCGGGGGGTGGATGGGCCCCAGCTGCGAGGGCAGCGCTGGAAGGGAAGGGCCGTgagggcgggggccgggggccccggggaggccggcgctgccgggagccggcggcagccCGGGGCGCGTCCCCGGgtccccgcgcggcgccgccgccgccccggcccccgcccggccccgctcaccgtcccccggcgccgccgccagctTCTTGCTCTCCGGCTGGTCTGCGGGAGGGAAGCGCGAGTCAGGCGCCGTCGCCCCGGGGGGGCCACGCTGTcacccccggcgccggcgccagcCCTGGggacgcggccccggcccggcacgCGGCCCCAGGGACGTGGTCTGGCCGGGGGAGgacgcggccgccccggggggacGCAGCCAGGCTCCGGCACGGACACAAACCACCCCCAGAGGGGGACAGCCAGGTCCCGGGGCTGAGGGACACAGACCAGCCCCAGGGGGGACACAGCCAGGTCCCGGGGGGGGACATAGAGCTGAGGGAGGGGACACAAACCACCCCCAGAGGGGGACAGCCAGGTCCCGGGGGTGAGGGACACAGACCAGCCCCAGGGGGGACACAGCcaggtcccgggggggggtcatGAACCTGGGGGAGGGGACACAAACCAGCCCCAGAGGGGGACAGCCAGGTCCCGGGGGTGAGGGACACAGACCAGCCCCAGGGGGGACACAGccaggtcctggggggggtcatgGACCTGGGGGAGGGGACACAAACCACCCCCAGAGGGGGACAGCCAGGTCCCGGGGCTGAGGGACACAGACCAGCTCCTGGGGAGGACACAGccaggtcctggggggggtcatgAACCTGGGGGAGGGGACACAAACCAGCCCCAGAGGGGGACAGCCAGGTCCCGGGGGTGAGGGACACAGACCAGCTCCTGGGGAGGACACAGCCAGGTCCCGGGGGGGGTCATGAACCTGGGGGAGGGGACACAAACCAGCCCCAGAGGGGGACAGCCAGGTCCCGGGGGTGAGGGACACAGACCAGCCCCAGGGGGGACACAGCCAGGTCCCGGGGGGGACATAGAGCTGAGGGAGGGGACACAAACCACCCCCAGAGGGGGACAGCCAGGTCCCGGGGCTGAGGGACACAGACCAGCCCCAGGGGGGACACAGccaggtcctggggggggggtcatgaACCTGGGGGAGGGGACACAAACCACCCCCAGAGGGGGACAGCCAGTCTTGGGGATGAGGGACACAGACCAGCTCCTGGGGAGGACACAGCCAGGTCCCGGGGGGGACATAGAGCTGAGGGAGGGGACACAAACCACCCCCAGAGGGGGACAGCCAGGTCTCGGGGGTGAGGGACACAGACCAGCTCCTGGGGAGGACACAGCCAGGTCCCGGGGGGGACATAGAGCTGAGGGAGGGGACACAAACCACCCCCAGAGGGGGACAGCCAGGTCCCGGGGGTGAGGGACACAGACCAGCTCCTGGGGGGACACAGccaggtcctgggggggggtcatGAACCTGGGGGAGGGGACACAAACCACCCCCAGAGGGGGACAGCCAGTCTTGGGGATGAGGGACACAGGGGGGACACAGCCaggtccggggggggggtcacagacCTGGGGACGGGGGACAGCCAGGCCCCAGGGGGGGACATAGACCAGCCCCACATGGGGATAGCCAGGTCTCAGGGGTGGGGGACACGGATcagccccggggggcggggggggggacacagccaacgTAGGGGACATGGTCTGGCCATAGGCATGCAGttcagccccgggggggggacacagccgcTGTACGGGACACGACCTGGCATTGGggacgcagcccggccccgggggggggacacagccgcTGTACGGGACACGACCTGGCATTGGggacgcagcccggccccgggggggggggacacagcctggccccgggggggggacacagccgcTGTACGGGACACGACCTGGCATTGGggacgcagcccggccccggggggggggacacagccgcTGTACGGGACACGGCCTGGCATTGGggacgcagcccggccccgggggggggacacagcccggccccggggggggacaCAGCCGCTGTACGGGATACGACCTGGCATTGGggacgcagcccggccccgggggggggacacagcccggccccgggggggggacacagccgcTGTACGGACACGACCTGGCATTGGggacgcagcccggccccgggggggggacacagcccagccccgggggggggacacagccgcTGTACGGGACACGGCCTGGCATTAGGGatgcagcccggccccggggggggggacacagcctggccccggggggggggacacagccgcTGTACAGGACACGACCTGGCATTAGggacgcagcccggccccgggggggggacatGGCCCCAGGGGGAGAGGGCTTggcccgggggggcaggggggcgggcAGGACACAGCccgggcccccccctcccccggcggcagcagccccccgccccggcctccccccgccgcacCTCcgtcttccagctgccgcttctGCCCCCCGAACCCGAAGTCCGGAGTGTTGTTGTTCACCGTGGTGGCGGCGTCGCCCCCGATTTTCGCCGCTATCTGGGGAGAGAAAGCGCCGGGGGGGGTGGCGGCACCGGGGGCAGCAcctccccacggccccttccCCCCGGCGGCCGCAGCGACGCCCCGCTCCCACCTCGcgtcccccctttttttttttttcccttcccttttcccatctgtttttctctttttctctctttccgcCACAACTTTTCCAGCCGGTTGCAACCCGGTGGCGGCTCCCGGCTTCTCCCGCCGGCCGGGATGGATCCGGGCGGGCTCCTCGGTGCCCCGTTAGCCCCGGTTTggggtggtggttgggggggagggaggggggggacacaACACGGCGGCTCCGGTCCCCCCGGTGGGTCCCGGTAGCCCCGTCCCGCTTCacccacctcctccccccccgcgccgggcaagGTCAGGGCACGGCGGGAGGCCTCGGGGTACCGGTAACCGGAGGAggtggtgttggggggggggaaccggggatGCTCACGTGACCGGCGGGCGGGGCAGGGTgacggcgcccccccccccgatcatcatcatcatcgtcccggcgcgctccgccgccgccgcccggccctcaCCTGCCGGGCCCGTTGCACGGCGTCGGCGAAGGCGTCTTTGCGGATGCCGCCGGgcgggccgccccccgcgccgcccggtccgggcccgccgcccgccgctccccccccacccgctCCCGCACCGCccggaggaggcggcggaggcggcccggtggcggcggcggcgg contains:
- the KHSRP gene encoding far upstream element-binding protein 2, which translates into the protein MSDYSPAGPPPAAGPPGGAANAANAAAAATGPPPPPPPGGAGAGGGGAAGGGPGPGGAGGGPPGGIRKDAFADAVQRARQIAAKIGGDAATTVNNNTPDFGFGGQKRQLEDGDQPESKKLAAAPGDALPSQLGPIHPPPRSTVTEEYRVPDGMVGLIIGRGGEQINKIQQDSGCKVQISPDSGGLPERSVSLTGSPEAVQKAKLMLDDIVSRGRGGPPGQFHDNANGQNGTVQEIMIPAGKAGLVIGKGGETIKQLQERAGVKMILIQDGSQNTNVDKPLRIIGDPYKVQQACEMVMDILRERDQGGFGERNEYGSRIGGGIDVPVPRHSVGVVIGRSGEMIKKIQNDAGVRIQFKQDDGTGPEKIAHIMGPPDRCEHAARIINDLLQSLRSGPPGPPGPGMPPGGRGRGRGQASWGPPGGEMTFSIPTHKCGLVIGRGGENVKAINQQTGAFVEISRQLPPNGDPNFKLFIIRGSPQQIDHAKQLIEEKIEGPLCPVGPGPGPGGPPGPAGPMGPFNPGPFNQGPPGAPPHPGGPPPHQYPPQGWGNTYPQWQPPAPHDPSKAAAAADPNAAWAAYYSHYYQQPPGPVPGQPPAPAAPPVQGEPPQPPPTGQSDYTKAWEEYYKKIGQQPQQPGAPPQQDYTKAWEEYYKKQAAQVATGAGPGAPPGPQPDYSAAWAEYYRQQAAYYGQTPGAAGPAPPPTQQGQQAQ